One Coregonus clupeaformis isolate EN_2021a chromosome 21, ASM2061545v1, whole genome shotgun sequence DNA window includes the following coding sequences:
- the LOC121534952 gene encoding leptin receptor gene-related protein: protein MAGIKALVGLSFFGAIGLTFLLLSCALDQYGVYWPLFVLFFYVLSPIPTFISRRLSDDSDVASNACRELAYFFTTGIVVSAFGLPIILARVALIQWGACGLVMASNAVIFFTILGFFLVFGGGDDFSWEQW, encoded by the exons ATGGCGGGTATTAAAg CGCTGGTTGGGTTGTCCTTCTTTGGAGCCATTGGCTTGACATTCCTCCTGTTGAGCTGTGCACTGGATCAATATGG GGTGTACTGGCCTCTCTTCGTCCTTTTCTTCTACGTACTCTCTCCTATCCCCACCTTCATATCCAGAAGGCTCAGTGATGACAGTGATGTGGCCAGCAACGCATGCAGAGAGCTGGCATACTTCTTCACTACGGGAATTGTGGTATCTGCGTTTGGGCTTCCTATCATACTGGCCCGGGTTGCATTA ATCCAGTGGGGGGCCTGTGGCCTGGTGATGGCCAGCAACGCTGTCATCTTCTTCACCATCCTGGGCTTCTtcctggtgtttggagggggagACGACTTCAGCTGGGAGCAGTGGTAG